One window from the genome of Dolosigranulum savutiense encodes:
- a CDS encoding MetQ/NlpA family ABC transporter substrate-binding protein has product MSLFKGLLITTATLLLTACGQTSDNTPENNTTAQTEETAEEPTTVRIGVVGEGDGDVWQDIERRLAEDGIELEIVVFGDYHQPNKALAAGDLELNAFQHTAFLAEYVRDTGDDIVPIGYTGYSPVYLYGKDGIDAIEDIPAGSRIGIPNTVTNAERSLLALEDVGLITLAPDVGFTPTIDDVLEVHNDIELVELDPSQLYRSLGDLDLVTLSSGAVTDAGLDPADALYNDVEAGAEINDTKKNFIAARREDKDSEIFARIVEEYQTEETTAILKKVSASLPIWTENDDPLADFEALLEELNAQK; this is encoded by the coding sequence TAAAGGCTTACTCATTACAACTGCAACCCTGTTACTCACTGCTTGTGGCCAAACTAGCGACAATACTCCTGAGAACAATACAACCGCCCAAACCGAAGAAACCGCTGAAGAACCTACTACTGTTAGAATTGGTGTTGTAGGAGAAGGGGACGGAGATGTCTGGCAAGATATCGAGCGCCGCTTAGCAGAGGATGGCATCGAGCTAGAAATTGTCGTCTTCGGAGACTACCACCAGCCCAACAAAGCATTGGCTGCCGGCGATCTTGAGCTGAACGCTTTCCAACATACTGCCTTCTTAGCGGAGTATGTGCGTGACACCGGAGATGATATCGTTCCGATTGGCTACACTGGCTACTCTCCTGTTTACTTGTATGGAAAAGATGGCATAGATGCCATTGAAGATATCCCTGCTGGCTCCCGTATTGGTATCCCTAATACCGTGACAAATGCTGAGCGATCACTACTGGCACTTGAAGATGTAGGTCTGATTACACTAGCGCCTGATGTAGGCTTCACACCAACCATTGATGATGTTCTAGAGGTTCATAATGACATTGAACTAGTCGAATTAGACCCTTCACAACTTTACCGTTCACTAGGAGACTTAGATCTCGTCACCCTCAGTTCTGGAGCTGTCACGGATGCTGGGCTAGATCCAGCAGATGCACTCTATAATGATGTAGAAGCAGGCGCTGAGATTAATGATACGAAGAAAAACTTCATCGCTGCCCGCCGCGAAGATAAAGACTCCGAAATTTTTGCCCGCATCGTAGAAGAATACCAAACCGAAGAAACAACCGCTATTCTAAAAAAAGTTAGCGCCTCACTTCCAATCTGGACCGAGAATGATGACCCATTAGCAGACTTCGAAGCACTTCTAGAAGAACTCAATGCACAAAAATAA
- a CDS encoding 5-oxoproline transporter, DUF979 family subunit, whose amino-acid sequence MPAALLEMHDEYGVIRQQVLVAVVMLLMYVPLMYFWAF is encoded by the coding sequence TTGCCGGCCGCCTTACTCGAGATGCATGATGAGTATGGTGTGATTCGCCAACAAGTGCTTGTGGCCGTGGTGATGCTGTTGATGTACGTGCCGTTGATGTACTTCTGGGCGTTTTAA
- a CDS encoding TetR/AcrR family transcriptional regulator, translated as MSKKLSADKRKHQIQQAAKEIFLKKGFDRTVMKDIMEATGLSRGGLYHHYSSTSEILCDILKTGNQQRIDTMEKTFDQSTERSSTVLAQLTVDKMLAYNDYLRIYVMFLSELKNDQSLIELHDQLKAMSIANIQELLKQFDYPPLPDNQYEFLTNLINTFLVGCDVLGVRENFNKQRSALVCMLKTYFDTINESEEKQ; from the coding sequence TTGAGTAAAAAACTTTCTGCTGACAAACGTAAACATCAGATACAACAAGCTGCTAAAGAAATATTTTTAAAGAAGGGATTTGATCGCACTGTAATGAAAGATATTATGGAAGCAACAGGTCTTTCACGCGGAGGATTATACCATCATTACTCTTCCACATCCGAGATTTTATGCGACATATTGAAGACAGGAAATCAACAACGAATAGACACAATGGAGAAAACTTTTGACCAATCAACTGAGCGCTCCAGCACCGTATTAGCACAACTCACTGTGGACAAAATGTTAGCTTACAATGATTACTTAAGGATTTATGTTATGTTCCTATCCGAATTAAAGAATGATCAATCTTTAATTGAGTTACATGATCAATTAAAAGCCATGTCCATCGCTAATATTCAAGAACTGCTCAAACAATTCGATTATCCACCTTTACCAGACAACCAATATGAGTTCTTAACGAATCTCATCAATACTTTTTTAGTGGGGTGTGATGTGCTAGGTGTAAGAGAGAATTTTAACAAGCAGCGCTCAGCTCTTGTGTGTATGTTGAAGACATATTTTGACACTATTAATGAAAGCGAGGAAAAACAATGA